In candidate division KSB1 bacterium, the following proteins share a genomic window:
- the xseB gene encoding exodeoxyribonuclease VII small subunit: MAVKSFEQAMEQLEQIVDQMEQGDLTLEETLAKFEEGMKLSQFCLEKLNQAEQKLKKLVKTEGGFQLEAI, encoded by the coding sequence ATGGCAGTCAAAAGCTTTGAGCAAGCGATGGAGCAGTTGGAGCAGATCGTAGACCAAATGGAGCAAGGTGATTTAACGCTGGAAGAAACACTAGCCAAATTCGAAGAGGGAATGAAACTGTCTCAGTTTTGCTTGGAGAAGCTCAACCAAGCCGAACAAAAACTGAAAAAATTGGTTAAAACAGAGGGGGGATTTCAACTTGAAGCCATCTGA